The following coding sequences lie in one Musa acuminata AAA Group cultivar baxijiao chromosome BXJ3-1, Cavendish_Baxijiao_AAA, whole genome shotgun sequence genomic window:
- the LOC103991938 gene encoding 18.1 kDa class I heat shock protein-like, translating to MASTKAASSTVWSLQDPSIRAYKCSSYLLNSPRTRKRNPQLSNASYATTRNPSKAFATMSIVRRSNIFDPFSLDVFDPFQGFPFDAFRSLSETRPGFASETSAFANTRIDWKETPDAHVFKADLPGVNKEEVKVEVEEGRVLQISGERNKEQEEKNDKWHRVERSSGKFLRRFRLPENAKVDQVKASMENGVLTVTVPKEEVKKPDVKSIEICG from the coding sequence ATGGCGTCGACAAAAGCAGCATCGAGCACAGTCTGGAGCCTTCAGGACCCATCCATCCGAGCCTATAAATGCTCATCGTACTTACTCAACTCACCAAGAACAAGGAAAAGAAATCCACAGCTTAGCAACGCATCCTACGCTACCACCAGAAATCCTTCGAAGGCATTTGCAACCATGTCGATCGTGAGGCGCAGCAACATCTTTGATCCCTTCTCTCTCGACGTTTTCGACCCCTTCCAGGGCTTTCCCTTCGACGCCTTTCGCTCCCTGAGCGAGACGCGCCCCGGCTTCGCGAGCGAAACCTCCGCCTTCGCCAACACCCGCATCGACTGGAAGGAGACGCCCGATGCCCACGTCTTCAAGGCCGACCTCCCCGGGGTGAACAAGGAGGAGGTGAAAGTGGAGGTGGAGGAAGGCAGGGTCCTTCAGATCAGCGGCGAGCGGAACAAGGAGCAGGAGGAGAAGAACGACAAGTGGCACCGCGTGGAGAGGAGCAGCGGCAAGTTCCTCAGGAGGTTCCGGCTGCCGGAGAACGCCAAGGTTGACCAGGTCAAGGCCTCCATGGAGAACGGCGTCCTCACTGTGACTGTCCCCAAGGAGGAAGTTAAGAAGCCCGACGTGAAGTCCATCGAGATCTGCGGCTGA
- the LOC135629043 gene encoding 18.1 kDa class I heat shock protein-like, whose protein sequence is MSLAHNLLGRHGNIFDALRGFPSDDSGADDIHMDWKETPEAHVFKADLPGVRKGDVKVEVEDGRVLSISGERSGDPIDDKEKCEWHCSERSRGRFYRRFRLPEDAKADEMKASIENGVLTLIVPKRQMKKPEARSVEITGGAASKKRGKEKDVVCCSFWPI, encoded by the coding sequence ATGTCTCTCGCCCACAACTTGTTGGGTCGTCACGGCAACATCTTCGATGCACTCCGTGGCTTTCCCTCGGATGACTCCGGCGCAGACGACATCCACATGGACTGGAAGGAGACCCCGGAGGCGCATGTCTTCAAGGCCGACCTCCCGGGGGTCAGAAAGGGGGACGtgaaggtggaggtggaggacGGCAGGGTCCTCTCCATAAGCGGCGAGCGAAGCGGGGATCCGATTGATGACAAGGAGAAGTGCGAGTGGCACTGCTCGGAGAGGAGCCGCGGCAGGTTCTACAGGCGGTTCCGGCTGCCGGAGGATGCGAAGGCCGATGAGATGAAGGCCTCCATTGAGAACGGGGTGCTCACCTTGATAGTGCCCAAGCGGCAGATGAAGAAGCCCGAGGCAAGGTCCGTTGAGATCACAGGCGGAGCAGCGAGCAAGAAGAGGGGCAAAGAGAAGGACGTCGTTTGCTGCAGCTTTTGGCCTATCTGA
- the LOC103991966 gene encoding protein SAR DEFICIENT 1 — translation MAAKRLRDDSDKESEPSEEKQMRRLPSFSTVIKEAMMAKSLNNFFFALEPLLRRVVKEEVERGVIHSMRSFQRSTPMQIEAAAESSSFKLTFNKQLSLPIFTGSKIDDIESKPLQIVVVDVHTGEVPLSTLSSPLKVEIVVLDGDFPSGDQEDWTGAEFQNNIVKERTGKRPLLTGDVNVTLRDGAASISDLCFTDNSSWIRSRHFRIGARVVPGSHNAPRIREAITEPFMVKDHRGELYKKHYPPALGDEVWRLERIGKDGAFHKKLSAVNINTVQDFLKLLAVDPHYLRSILGVGMSDRMWEGTVAHAKTCEVGDKRYVHRAPQCSLVFNAVCEVVEIISDDMTLTLQSLSKPQRAYVNLLVREAHQNWDNLEEADAFFDQSIVAANVQMQQSEIEPFPWHEVEENAIEYQLEDYEIPDPAQPSF, via the exons ATGGCAGCTAAGAGGCTTCGTGATGACTCCGACAAAGAGTCTGAACCATCGGAGGAGAAACAGATGCGACGCCTGCCTTCATTCTCGAC GGTCATCAAAGAGGCGATGATGGCGAAATCCCTGAACAACTTCTTCTTCGCATTGGAGCCGCTGCTTCGCAGAGTG GTGAAAGAGGAGGTGGAGCGAGGAGTAATCCACAGCATGCGCTCGTTTCAGAG GTCCACCCCAATGCAAATCGAAGCAGCAGCAGAATCATCAAGCTTCAAGCTTACCTTCAACAAGCAGCTGTCACTTCCCATATTCACCGGCAGCAAAATAGATGACATCGAGAGTAAGCCGCTCCAGATCGTCGTCGTAGATGTGCACACCGGCGAGGTCCCTTTGTCCACTCTGTCATCCCCTCTCAAGGTAGAAATAGTAGTCTTGGACGGAGATTTCCCTTCGGGGGATCAGGAGGACTGGACTGGCGCCGAGTTCCAGAACAACATCGTGAAGGAAAGGACGGGGAAGAGGCCACTGCTCACAGGAGACGTCAACGTCACATTGAGAGATGGCGCTGCTTCCATCTCCGACCTCTGCTTCACTGACAATTCTAGTTGGATAAGGAGTCGACACTTCAGGATCGGTGCCAGAGTCGTTCCCGGGAGCCACAACGCTCCAAGAATCAGAGAAGCCATCACCGAGCCCTTCATGGTCAAAGATCACAGAGGAGAAC TATACAAGAAGCATTACCCACCAGCTCTCGGCGATGAGGTATGGCGACTGGAGAGGATTGGGAAGGACGGAGCGTTCCACAAAAAGCTGTCGGCTGTTAACATCAACACGGTCCAAGACTTCCTGAAGCTGCTGGCCGTCGACCCTCATTACCTTCGCAGC ATACTGGGCGTGGGGATGTCGGACCGGATGTGGGAGGGAACAGTCGCTCACGCCAAGACATGCGAGGTGGGCGACAAGCGTTACGTCCACCGAGCCCCGCAGTGTAGCCTTGTCTTCAACGCCGTGTGCGAAGTCGTGGAGATCATCTCCGACGACATGACACTAACATTGCAGAGCCTAAGCAAACCTCAGAGA GCCTATGTGAACCTTCTGGTTCGCGAAGCACATCAGAACTGGGATAATTTGGAAGAGGCTGATGCATTCTTCGACCAGAGCATTGTTGCAGCGA ATGTGCAGATGCAGCAAAGTGAGATAGAGCCATTTCCCTGGCATGAAGTTGAAGAGAATGCAATAGAGTATCAGCTGGAAGACTATGAAATCCCTGATCCTGCTCAGCCTTCCTTTTGA
- the LOC135629040 gene encoding uncharacterized protein LOC135629040 translates to MLGSSVQLGRGHGEDRVCCVDKARWSRHSHQRHYQQSPWRSSSTSAAGTYPAPSFASGSSAEVVVSVSGTREQENRAGTEDDTPKTGIASVSSWGPSVAHSCNLKRFLESITPSVPALYPSKMDKRGCRASDQECRPYFALADLWVSFTEWSAYGAGVPLVLSGAGSVIQYYVPYLSGIQLYGESNRPFSDSRGHGEESDGDCSQDSSSEGCSDYEHEKGLGCSTEWNSNHVAGTLNLRMDKLCLREKHGHQQKGSSSGDGDFGHFRGHLLFEFLEQDPPFIREPLSDKISDLARCFPALKSLRSCDLLPSSWISVAWYPIYRIPNGPTLKDLDACFLTFHSLSTLMKDDGGASGPSISILQGVNGVPMVSLPVFGLASYKCRGSIWTPNGGTEMQLVNSLMQAADDWVRLQNINHPDYRFFTSHGTFRR, encoded by the exons ATGTTGGGGAGTAGCGTGCAGTTGGGACGCGGGCATGGGGAGGATCGCGTCTGCTGCGTCGATAAGGCCCGGTGGAGCCGCCACAGCCACCAACGGCACTACCAGCAGAGTCCATGGAGGTCTTCAAGCACCTCCGCCGCCGGAACTTACCCCGCCCCTTCCTTTGCTTCTGGGAGCTCCGCAGAGGTTGTTGTGTCGGTCTCCGGCACCCGTGAGCAGGAGAACCGAGCAGGAACAGAGGATGATACTCCGAAGACCGGGATCGCGTCCGTTTCATCTTGGGGTCCGTCTGTTGCTCATTCTTGTAACTTGAAACGATTCTTGGAGTCCATAACCCCGTCCGTCCCGGCGTTGTACCcttccaag ATGGATAAGAGGGGATGCAGGGCTTCTGACCAGGAGTGCCGGCCGTACTTTGCCCTGGCGGATCTGTGGGTCTCGTTCACGGAGTGGAGCGCGTATGGTGCTGGCGTTCCGCTGGTTCTGAGCGGTGCGGGCAGCGTGATCCAGTACTACGTGCCTTACTTGTCTGGAATCCAGTTATATGGTGAATCGAACAGGCCCTTTTCTGATTCTAG GGGACACGGTGAGGAAAGTGATGGTGACTGTTCCCAGGATTCTAGTAGTGAAGGATGTAGTGACTATGAACACGAAAAGGGCCTTGGGTGTTCAACAGAATGGAACTCAAATCATGTCGCTGGAACCTTGAATCTGAGGATGGATAAATTATGTTTGAGAGAGAAACATGGGCATCAGCAAAAGGGATCTTCAAGTGGTGATGGAGATTTTGGACATTTTCGAGGTCACTTGCTCTTTGAGTTTCTTGAACAGGATCCACCATTCATTCGTGAACCTTTATCTGATAAG ATTTCAGATCTTGCACGGTGTTTCCCTGCATTAAAGTCCCTTCGAAGTTGTGATCTTTTGCCATCCAGTTGGATATCTGTTGCATG GTATCCTATATATCGAATTCCTAATGGCCCTACATTGAAGGATCTGGACGCTTGCTTTTTGACCTTTCATTCTCTTTCCACACTGATGAAAG ATGATGGTGGTGCCTCTGGCCCTTCCATTTCAATTTTACAAGGGGTTAATGGTGTTCCTATGGTCTCTCTTCCTGTTTTCGGACTTGCATCTTACAAGTGTCGGGGTTCCATATGGACTCCTAATGGTGGCACGGAGATGCAACTTGTGAATTCCCTGATGCAAGCTGCCGACGATTGGGTACGACTCCAAAATATTAATCACCCAGATTACCGGTTCTTCACTTCGCATGGCACATTCAGGAGATAG
- the LOC135629041 gene encoding nicotinamide adenine dinucleotide transporter 1, chloroplastic-like codes for MPGDLHGPSLRDLLCNACAGASAGIIAATFVCPLDVVKTRLQVHGLANLPQSSRRGSLIISSLEQIIRKEGFKGMYHGLSPTILALLPNWAVYFTVYDKLKGLLHSHDATKVDNQLSVGANVLAASGAGAATAVVTNPLWVVKTRLQTQRIRPGVVPYKSVMSALRRISHEEGIRGFYSGLLPALAGISHVAIQFPVYENIKLHLANKDNTTVDKLSAGSVAIASSLSKVLASTMTYPHEVVRSKLQEQGHSRNSLTQYAGVVDCVKKVFRKDGISGFYRGCGTNLLRTTPAAVITFTSYEMIQRFLHQFVPSEESHPEIIPDAGSQKMKRLV; via the exons ATGCCGGGTGATCTCCACGGGCCGTCCCTTCGCGATCTCCTCTGCAATGCATGCGCTGGGGCATCCGCCG GGATCATTGCAGCGACGTTTGTGTGCCCGCTGGACGTGGTAAAGACGAGGCTTCAAGTGCATGGATTGGCCAATCTTCCACAATCTTCGCGGCGGG gaAGTCTTATCATTTCAAGCTTAGAACAAATAATTAGGAAAGAAGGATTTAAAGGAATGTATCATGGCCTTTCTCCGACAATTTTGGCGCTACTTCCAAATTGGGCA GTGTACTTTACAGTTTATGATAAGCTTAAAGGGCTACTTCATTCACATG ATGCAACTAAGGTAGACAATCAACTTTCGGTTGGAGCAAATGTTCTTGCTGCCTCAGGTGCAGGGGCTGCAACGGCAGTTGTGACCAATCCTCTGTGGGTTGTTAAGACCAGACTTCAA ACTCAGAGGATCAGACCTGGAGTAGTTCCTTACAAAAGTGTAATGTCTGCATTGAGAAGGATTTCACATGAAGAAGGCATCCGAGGGTTTTATAG TGGTCTTCTTCCAGCTCTAGCTGGTATTAGCCATGTTGCAATCCAGTTTCCAGTATATGAAAATATCAAATTGCACTTAGCAAACAAAG ATAACACCACGGTGGATAAGCTTAGTGCTGGTAGTGTGGCTATTGCTTCTTCGCTCTCAAAAGTGCTCGCCTCCACAATGACCTACCCTCATGAG GTTGTGCGGTCCAAACTGCAAGAACAAGGACATTCTCGCAACTCTCTAACTCAATATGCTGGTGTCGTGGACTGTGTTAAGAAGGTCTTCCGGAAGGATGGCATATCTGGATTTTACCGTGGCTGTGGCACAAATTTGTTACGAACCACCCCAGCAGCTGTTATCACATTCACCAGTTATGAGATGATTCAAAGATTTTTGCATCAATTTGTTCCTTCTGAAGAAAGCCATCCAGAAATAATCCCAGATGCTGGAAGTCAGAAAATGAAGAGACTAGTTTGA
- the LOC103991893 gene encoding putative glutamine amidotransferase GAT1_2.1: MGSPDLSTVLPRVLIVSRRCVRKNKFVDFVGEYHLDLIVGYGAVPVIVPRVAGVHMLLDSFEPIHGVLLCEGEDIDPSHYETDISGLSPEELDEIRNLHTSDTAIDREKDSIELRLAKLCLERNIPYLGICRGSQILNVACGGTLYQDVERELSKKDDGGGSTATVHMNYADYDGHRHAARVVENTPLHSWFRESLDEDKMELEVNSYHHQGVKRLAERFVPMAFAGDGLVEGFYDPDAYNPEEGKFIMGLQFHPERMRRSESDEFDYPGCPRAYQEFVKAVIAYRRKVNLNRAPKMDQELEKKRKTIVRSFSIAKNLYDARLDMPPSEEQDLEAGAEFLESNTALSIQQEQRLKQMGATVRNATSYLQKLKMNEGREMMARNVMRKMSVEQLSELLSFYHMMGQICSDVLERKIKAA; encoded by the exons ATGGGCTCCCCTGACCTCTCCACCGTCCTTCCTCGCGTCCTCATCGTCTCCCGCCGCTGCGTCCGCAAGAACAAGTTCGTCGACTTCGTCG GGGAATACCACCTCGATCTCATAGTCGGGTACGGGGCGGTGCCGGTGATCGTCCCCCGCGTGGCCGGCGTCCATATGTTGCTCGATAGCTTCGAGCCGATCCACGGCGTGCTGCTGTGCGAAGGGGAGGACATCGACCCTTCCCACTACGAGACCGACATCTCGGGGCTGTCGCCCGAGGAGCTGGACGAGATCCGCAACCTCCACACCAGCGACACCGCCATCGACCGCGAGAAGGACTCCATCGAGCTCCGGCTCGCCAAGCTCTGCCTCGAGCGCAACATCCCCTATCTCGGCATCTGCCGCGGCTCCCAGATCCTCAACGTCGCCTGCGGCGGCACCCTGTACCAGGACGTCGAGAGGGAGCTCTCCAAGAAGGACGACGGCGGGGGCAGCACCGCCACCGTCCACATGAACTACGCCGACTACGACGGCCACCGGCACGCGGCGCGGGTGGTGGAGAACACGCCGCTGCACTCCTGGTTCCGGGAGTCGCtggacgaggacaagatggagcTGGAGGTCAACAGCTATCACCATCAGGGGGTGAAGAGATTGGCGGAGCGGTTCGTCCCCATGGCCTTCGCCGGGGACGGATTGGTGGAAGGGTTCTACGACCCCGACGCGTACAATCCGGAAGAGGGCAAGTTCATCATGGGTTTGCAGTTCCACCCCGAACGAATGAGGCGCTCTGAATCCGACGAATTCGATTACCCAGGATGTCCCAGGGCTTACCAG GAATTTGTGAAGGCGGTGATCGCGTACCGGAGGAAGGTGAATCTGAATCGCGCACCCAAGATGGATCAGGAActggagaagaaaaggaagaccaTCGTGAGAAGCTTCTCGATTGCCAAGAACTTGTACGACGCGAGGCTCGACATGCCACCCTCGGAGGAGCAGGATCTCGAAGCCGGAGCCGAGTTCCTTGAG TCGAACACGGCGTTGAGCATTCAGCAGGAGCAGAGGCTGAAGCAGATGGGCGCGACGGTGAGGAACGCCACGTCCTACTTGCAGAAGCTTAAGATGAACGAGGGGAGGGAGATGATGGCGAGGAACGTGATGCGGAAGATGTCGGTGGAGCAGCTGTCGGAATTGCTCTCCTTCTACCACATGATGGGGCAGATCTGCTCCGATGTGTTGGAGAGGAAGATCAAGGCCGCTTGA
- the LOC103991980 gene encoding phosphatidylinositol 3-kinase, root isoform has translation MGGNEFRFFLSCDINLPVTFRIERLEGCLPNPPAEIDSPTGNRNAEIFVECTLHIDGAPFGLSTKTRLEASGCPYCWNELITLTAKYRDLTSRAQLAFTVWDVSCGNDNGLVGGATVFLFNRKKQLKTGRQKLRLWPGKEADGAIPTTTPGKVAKHERGEIERLERLVNKYERGQIQQIDWLDRLTFKTVDKIKERESITSENSHLSLVVNFCSFEHRVVFQESGANFFAPSPVSSTNELVTVWDPEVGRTNPSEHKQLKLARSLTRGIIDRDLKPSVNERRLIQGILKYPPTRALTGDERQLLWKFRFSLMSEKKALTKFLRCVEWSDVQEAKQAIDLMGKWETIDVTDALELLSPVFESEEVRAYAVSVLERADDEELKCYLLQLVQALRFERSDKSRLSHFLVQRSLSNIEIASFLRWYVAVELHDPAYAKRYYCTYDMLEDSMMRLEAGVNQDEDGFKLWQSLVRQTELTAQLCSIMRDVRNVRGGTQKKIEKLRQLLSGLLSELTYFDEPIRSPLAPGILITGIVPTESSIFKSALHPLRLTFRTASGGTCKVIFKKGDDLRQDQLVIQMVSLMDRLLKLENLDLHLTPYKVLATGQDEGMLEFIPSSSLAQILSEHRSIVSYLQRFHPDEDGPFGITAQCLETFIKSCAGYSVITYILGIGDRHLDNLLLRDDGRLFHVDFAFILGRDPKPFPPPMKLCKEMVEAMGGAESQYYTRFKSYCCEAYNILRKSSNLILNLFHLMAGSNIPDIASDPEKGILKLQEKFRLDLDDEDAIHFFQDLITDSVSALFPQMVETIHRWAQYWR, from the exons ATGGGTGGAAACGAGTTCCGTTTCTTCCTTTCTTGTGACATAAATCTTCCCGTGACCTTCCGGATTGAGAGACTCGAAGGTTGTCTGCCTAATCCTCCGGCTG AAATTGATTCGCCGACTGGGAACAGAAATGCAGAGATTTTCGTGGAGTGCACCTTGCACATTGATGGGGCTCCTTTTGGATTGTCAACAAAAACAAG GTTGGAAGCATCAGGATGTCCATATTGCTGGAATGAGCTTATTACATTGACTGCAAAGTACCGGGACCTGACTTCACGTGCCCAACTTGCTTTTACT GTTTGGGATGTCTCATGTGGTAATGACAATGGTTTAGTTGGTGGAGCAACAGTTTTTCTTTTTAATAGGAAAAAACAGTTGAAAACAGGGAGGCAAAAGCTTCGACTTTGGCCTGGAAAAGAGGCAGATGGAGCAATTCCGACAACTACACCAGGAAAG GTCGCCAAGCATGAGCGTGGTGAGATAGAACGTCTGGAGAGGCTTGTAAACAAGTATGAAAGGGGCCAAATACAACAGATTGATTGGTTGGATCGTCTTACCTTTAAAACTGTTGATAAAATTAAGGAAAGAGAAAGCATTACGAGTGAAAACTCCCACCTTAGCTTGGTTGTAAACTTTTGCAGCTTTGAGCACAGGGTTGTTTTCCAG GAGTCTGGAGCGAATTTTTTTGCACCATCCCCTGTATCTTCGACAAATGAGCTTGTTACTGTCTGGGATCCTGAAGTTGGAAGGACAAATCCTTCAGAGCACAAGCAATTAAAGCTTGCTAGAAGCTTGACTCGTGGGATTATTGATAGGGATCTTAAACCAAGTGTTAACGAAAGGAG GTTAATACAGGGAATCCTGAAGTATCCTCCAACACGTGCACTAACTGGTGATGAGAGACAATTATTGTGGAAATTTCGTTTTTCTTTGATGTCAGAGAAGAAGGCCCTCACCAAATTTCTACGCTGTGTTGAATGGAGTGATGTTCAG GAAGCAAAACAGGCAATTGATTTGATGGGAAAGTGGGAAACCATTGATGTCACCGATGCATTGGAGCTTTTGTCTCCTGTTTTTGAAAGTGAAGAA GTTCGTGCATATGCTGTGAGTGTTCTTGAGAGGGCTGATGATGAGGAACTCAAATGTTATTTACTTCAGCTAGTGCAAGCTCTTCGTTTTGAGAGATCGGATAAGTCTCGCTTGTCACATTTTCTTGTGCAACGCT CTTTATCAAATATCGAGATAGCTAGCTTCCTTCGTTGGTATGTAGCAGTCGAGCTTCATGATCCTGCTTATGCAAAGCGTTACTATTGTACTTACGACATGCTGGAAGATAGTATGATGAGA TTGGAAGCTGGTGTAAATCAAGATGAAGATGGATTTAAGTTATGGCAAAGTTTGGTCCGTCAGACGGAATTGACAGCTCAGTTGTGTTCAATTATGAGGGATGTAAGAAATGTACGTGGTGGAAcacaaaagaaaatagaaaaattaagGCAGCTTCTTTCTGGACTCCTTAGTGAGCTTACCTATTTTGATGAG CCTATTCGATCACCACTGGCTCCTGGTATCCTCATAACTGGTATTGTGCCAACAGAATCATCCATTTTCAAAAGTGCACTGCATCCTTTGCGTCTTACATTTAGGACAGCCAGTGGTGGAACTTGTAAAGTGATCTTTAAAAAGGGAGATGATCTCCGCCAAGATCAGTTG GTTATTCAAATGGTTTCTCTTATGGATCGGTTGCTTAAGTTGGAAAATCTTGACTTACATTTGACCCCCTACAAAGTTCTTGCTACTGGGCAAGATGAAGGAATGTTAGAATTTATTCCATCCAGCTCCCTTGCACAG ATTTTGTCAGAACACCGTAGTATTGTGAGCTATCTACAGCGGTTTCACCCTGATGAAGATGGACCATTTGGCATAACAGCTCAATGCCTTGAAACATTTATAAAAAGTTGTGCAGGCTACTCAGTTATCACATATATACTGGGTATAGGTGACAG ACATCTGGATAACCTCCTCCTTAGAGATGATGGTCGTCTATTTCATGTGGATTTTGCCTTTATATTGGGTCGAGATCCCAAGCCATTTCCACCGCCTATGAAGCTTTGCAAAGAAATGGTCGAGGCCATGGGTGGAGCAGAAAG CCAATATTATACAAGGTTCAAATCTTATTGTTGTGAAGCATACAACATTTTACGAAAGTCCAGCAACCTTATATTGAATCTCTTTCACCTAATGGCTGGTTCTAACATCCCTGACATAGCTTCTGATCCTGAAAAGGGGATTCTCAAG CTTCAAGAGAAGTTTCGATTGGATCTGGACGACGAGGACGCCATCCATTTTTTCCAGGATCTCATAACTGACAGTGTTAGTGCATTGTTTCCTCAAATGGTTGAGACCATTCATCGTTGGGCTCAATATTGGCGGTGA